CCGAAATAGTGTCCctatatatacatacatagCTAGAtacgtatatatatatatgtgtgtgaaCGTGTTGGGGGTGAGCGCCGACGTAAAGCGCTCACGCAGCGGTGCCGCGACCTCGGCCGGCTACGATATACAATCAACTAACCACCCGACTGCGCTTGCAGTCTAGCGGCAACACGATGGTGACACGGAACGAGCCGCCAGCGATGGAATGCACACCTTTCGACCACTTTCGATCGGTATGTAGCAACCCCCCCCGTAATACCCCAAAGCGTTTGAACTGCGCGCAGCATTACTTTCACTGTCCCACCGAAACACCCACCGCGGTGCGGTGCGTACGATCGAAGCAAGTAGTTGCACAGCAAGTAAATGTGGTGTTAGATTGTTGTCCTTTCTTAAAAAATCGCCCCCTTCCACCCCCTCCTTCCTCCCCGAAAgtcccaccgaaaaactatcTTCCAATATTTTTTGACGTCCCCGgggggtccgccatcttggttgcgTAATGAAGGCCACCTTTTTGCtgcagggtttttttgtttgttttgtttttgttacagCGCCCAGCGGGGCAGCTGTGATCGGTTGTTGACAGCCGACACCGACACCGCCCGTAGCGCAGCAAAACCTTCACTGGCGGCACGCACGCCTGTGCACGGAAATTGCTCAttttttggtcatttttgagcGAAATTGGGCGTCCGATGAGTAGTCAATAGCGAGACGGCAAACGGCAAAACCGTAATTgtggggggggaaaaaagacccagcaaacaaaaaaaaaacaaaacaaaacacctcaCCTGCCAGTCGAATGACTCCACCATCACTCACTAGCCGTAAAGGGGGTTGGGGGGTTGGAGGGAGGGGTCGCTGTGTTGAAAGACGACCGTCTGCAGCAAAGAAATTTGTAAGGAATTAAAGAATTTCCAATCGAATCAAGATTTGGTGTATGGGTAACGGTTAACCCCCATgtacctgtgtgtgtgtgtgccatccGGTAGGCGATTGGGCAGCAATCAAGCAATCCGGTGCAGTGCAGTGGCGAATAGCGTGCCGTGGCAAGGTAATCACCGGTGATTGCTACTTTGCTAATGGTAAAACACGCGCACGCGGCTTTTGTTTGTCGGGCCGTACGCTTTTGGGACGATCGTGGCTTtcggtggttgttgttttatgttttctatttttgctcTGCCCCGGCGAAAGGGATGAAGCCGGCGGTTTGGACAGACATGTTACAGACTCGTGACATTTCCTTGACGATTGCATGATCCAGGGCTAGTGCTCTGggggtgtgtgtttatgtgtgtgaatTTATATATTTGAGTGATGAAAAGGCAAAATGGAAATGCCGTCGTCGGTGTAGTGCCAATCGGCAAAATGCTATTATTTCGAGGTTAGTGTAGAACCAGAAGTGTCACGAACTAGTTATTCCAGCTCACCTGTTCGTACTCCGTTCCGTTCCCGGGGTTTTCGCGAACGGAAAACCCACGTTGCAGACAATGTAGCATGTTGAAAcgaaaggggtttttttttcagtaaaATTCCAACAGCACCTTAGCACTAGGGTGCGTTCCATGTTCTTCAGTCTTTTCGGGACAATAACGAAGGCTAGCTGCGAGTAAGCTGTTTCTAATGGTTGCCACCTAAGAACAAGCCACCGTTACACTATTGTAACAGCTGCTACAACACGCACGGTGTGAAGGTGCACGTAATGAGCGAAACGAAAGCATTAGAAAATGCTATCAACAAGCTGATAAAGTCAATCTGGGTGCTGGGTGGAGGATTTCTTTAGGGGATCCAAAGCATCCAAAAGCATCCAACACGTCATCTCCCAAAGCTATCTGAAATGGGAATAaccaccacaaacacacgctcTTCTTTACGCTCTTCCAATATCTTGTGTCGGGGGAAAAAGGGTTCACCACATATCGGGTTAACACTCTttagaaaaagggataaaGGGAAGGATGCCCACAGCCGGCGTTGGTTCCAATCACAACTTCAACTCCATCTAACCTCCTGTTTTACATTCTATCTAAATCCATTATCTAATTTAAATCTCACCGGAAGCTCGCAGCCGGGCGGAAGCGAACCAAACACTGGACCTGCCGTTAAAAGATAATGAGCTCAAAATAAAGCCCCGTAGATTCGTGCAGCTTCACTGATGCTCCCCCTATCTCGGGCCGCGCTACGCCGTGTTGGTTTATACTCGCCAGGAGGGATACTCGTCCCACTGCATAAGGGGGCCAATCCTTTCGGAAGCTACTTTACCGGAAAAGATAATCCCGCTCCTGCTGGCCAGATGGGAAGGAGTGGGCAAATATGAAATACCTACCAGAAAACCTTCACTCCTTACGGTGTGCATGACGCGGATCTGGTGCGCGTCCCAGTGGGGGTATGTCCCCAGCACCAGCAAGAAAATGGCGTCACCATTCCACCGCCGTGGAGTTAAGATTGGCCTTCTTCTatagatgtgtgtgtggtgcaggcacttgaaaatattttaatattgcaTCTAACGAACTGAACTACGAGTGGTTCCCAATGCTCGAAGCAGCTTAGGACTGGATCTTCCACCACCGGCTCGGCCTCCGGACGGTATGCGGCCTGTCTCTTGAATTTGAAAGAGATTTATCCATCGGGGCAAACTTTCGCATCCCACCATCCTTGCCCTTGCCGAGACGATTCACCAGGGGGTATGATTTTTCAATTCCCCCCTTCAAGGGGTTGAATGAGTCATAAAACCTGGTGTGGAATGAAGTTTTGATGGCTAATGTGAAATGGTGTTACGTTTTGGTCGGTGTTGGTTGTGGTCCGCTCAGATGATAATAACGTTCATATTTATCTCTGCGACAGAAATAAAACCAtccacaacagaaaaaaaaaccaacactgcACAAGGCAAATCTCTTTCCGTTTTGCAAGCAGATAAAAGGCATGCCCATCGTGGCGGCCTTCGATGGTAATAATTTCATTCCAGTTTGAAGTGGCGTATCTAGAAGTAATACATTTACAAAGAACGAGCTAACATTGCAAAGGGTGGATGATTAGTTGTCaggtttaattttttctttgtttatgaTAGCACTGGTACAggagtagttttttttctgttcaatAATCATCGGCGCTATCATTAAagcaccgggcgcctccattgtaGTAATTTCATTTTGCTGCATTAACTCAAGAATTACTCAGGAGGAGATCCGTCATTATTTACCACCACTactcgaaaagaaaaaaaacaaaacattttaagaTAGAATGATAGTCTGGAttagatttgaaaccttttccTTCTTGTACCACCGATCAACGGCACTCCTACTAAaccactgggcgcctccactGTAGTAGCTTtccattaatattttaatttaaataaggAGATTTTTACCGATCATTTCGAGGCTGTATTGCTGTATTTTTCACCAGAAATTGTGATTCATATAATGGTGGAAAGGTCCTGGCAGAGTTTTATAAAATTCCAACGTGTGGTGGGCAAAAGAACTACCTCTGATCCACCGGGAACCTTCACTGAAATAATTATTGCTACTACCCGAGAAGGTTTTGGATCTTCCATTTGGGCATTTCCATTCATTTTTACCTGTAAGGATAGCTGTGGAGCAGTTTCCGAATGATTTGATTGAATTCCGATCGCGTTAAGCATCGACGTTGCAATTACTaaactaccaggcgcctccactGTAgtattttaccacttttttCCGAGTTATAAAAATCAGATAAAATGTTAATCTGATATTTTTGGCCTTTAATGTCACTATTATTCTAAAATATAGTTCATGCAACGATGTAATGCGTCGAATAAATTTTTTACACCGCTACCATCGCGTGAAGATCAACCGTGCTACTAataaaacaccaggcgtctccattgagcTAGTAGATTCTTCCAAATTGTCTGTGATGTTGACGAAACATCAATTAAAGCAATCTTgacaaatttaataatatttaacatAATTTTTCATCCTGGAGACATGACCTATTGACTTGACTTATTgattcaaaaattgttttgaataaattgaaatcaCATGTAAAgtcttaaaatatttaatactttttaaaattaaagttatatttttctttatcttcTTTTCCCCTTGAATTGTGAAAATATGTATATGGCATGTGTTAGGTACCAACTAGAGTAACTAGTCTACAGGACGTGTGCAATATTATACGCTAGTATACTTCATGGTGCCTCATCATCTGACTGGTTGCAAGATAAGCATCACGGCAGAGGTCACTGCGCGATATCACTTTACCGAAGCTGGTACAGTTACTCCGTGCGCAACCGAATCGTAAAAGTGCACTCAACTGACAAACGAACCTTGCACGTGTGTCATTTAATAAACGCACGCCTGTAAAGCATATCGACGTATAATAGCCAAAAAGCGAAAAGTGTCTGTGTCTGTAGCGAAAATGATCGACAACGGGTATTCGTACGTGACACGGGACAATCTACGTTACACCGAGCTAAACGATGGCCGCTCCTACGCCCAGATGGGTACGCTATCCTCACCGCCGGCAATGGCGAACCGGGGTCTGTCCGAGTACGACAGCTCGGCCGTCCATCTGGCCAACCATCGGCCGTACGATCCGGCCCCGCAGACCGCCTTCGAGCGGTACGATACAGCCTACGCGCCGCAGCGTACCGCACTGTATCCGGCGGCCGCGTACGGCTACACGCAACCGACGATCATCGACGAGGAGCAGAAGTACCTCGGGGCGGACAGCAATCCACACCCGGCCGACGTGCAGCAGCCGCAAACGCACCCGCACCACCATCTCGGGCTCGGTGGTCCGGCCGCACCGGACGCCCGCACCCATCACACGATGATGAAGGTGGAGATGGATGAGAGTGCCGGCCCGATCTATCCCCGGCCGATCTACCACTACGATCCATCCACGTGCGGTGCGATGCCGCCCGGCTTTTCCGCGATCAATCTGAGCGTGAAGGAGTCGAGCCCACCGCTACCACCGTCGTACAAGACGGGCCCCGGTTCGCCTTCACCGAATGGGCGGCGGGTGGGGGACGAGAGGGGGAATAAGATATCGTCCACCAGTCCAGAGCCGCAGGTCAGCCCGACGGGTGGCCGCCGTAACAGCAGTCCGCAGGCATCACTAGACCTGAGCTCTAATAACAGGTAGGTCAAAgtattattgaattattaggtaacaggtgggctgataattgtttggctaAAAACAGTAATACACTTTTTTCAGTTTATAGCcggtttttaaatttttggttactatttttgtagtagcatttgtcatttgcctcAATAAAGGCCTTTGTGTTGcgcgatcacctcttcatccgaggaaaatttcttctcagagtacATCCTTTTGAGATCTTAGAAAAaggaattagtcactgggagccagatctacgaaatacggtgggtggcgaagcaattcgtagcctaattcatgaatttttgccattgtttccactggtttgtggcacggtgagTTGTCTTGGTGAagtaaatttttatttttttaaatatggccgttttttggcaatttcgtccttcaaatgCTCCAATAACTTATTATTCCTATAGGCAGATTCCTATATGAAGATTATttcttgcgaatcccaaaaacctgacgccataaccttgccaactgattgttgcgttttcccccggtttggagcaggttcatcgcgtccagtccactcggatgactgtctgtTGGATtttggagtgaagtgaagGAAGCCAAGATTCATCGATGGTAACATATTGGCGTAGAAActtggatttatttcgctgaaacagctccaaacactgcaccgaatcatcaactcgttgttgttttttcgtcaaatgtgagctcgcgcggcagccattttgcacagagcctTCTCATACCCAAAAAACTcatgaacgatatgtccaacacgttccttagacatctttaggttgtcagctatctcgatcaattTCATGTTATGgatgcttttaataattttgtggattttttaatgttttcgtctgtaaccacctcgttttgggcgtccactgtgttcaccgtcctcaggGCTCATTTTGCCACATTTAAAATTAGCATTCCAATATTTGAGGCttgattttggtggagcagtgtccaaagactcttcatcaagccaatttttgtcttcaactttattttttcccttcaaaaaccaatactttatcatcacgcgaaatttcttcttttccaagattactcaaaacacaaaagttgcgtcacacaaaatgctctagctcattaggttatggcccgagtgctgtcaaatttggacagaactCGACGCGAAGgatggtacaaacgaaatatgatatggatataagtcttctagcgcgatatatgtgttgggtcaaacaattatcagccgatCTGTTATAATTATTGGAAGCACTTGAAGTAATTTGTATTTCCACTTCGATTGGGCTAGCGGTGGCACGAGTCCACAGTTCCCGAATCGCCAGAGCACGAAcatcaacaccaacaccaacacgaGCAGCAGTGGAAATACGAgcaacaccaacagcaacgCTGTGTATACGAGCGAGGTAAGCGAAAGCCGCCCGGCGGAGGTGAACGCGAACGAGTACGGCAACGCCACGGAACGTCCGCTCGGTATGGGCTTTGCACGGCCCCAGCCACCTTCAGCATCCTACAGCAGAGAGTCAACGCCTGATAGCGGGGGATCGTACTACGCCGACAGCTATCGCGATCAGAGTGGTAAGTACTTCATAACAAACGAACCATTCTCAATCTTCCTGTTCCGAACCATAGTTCCAGAGAACTAAATAAAcctaaataaattaaaaacgttATCAAAAATCCTAAACTAAAGAAATCTACTGGTCTAGATCAGATAAATAATAGAGCCAATAAAATACTCCCGAAAAATGTAATAGTTTATACAAATTTAATTTGCAATAGTTGTCTCAAACTGAGATATTTCCCAATAAAGTGGAAAATGTCTAAAGTTGTTGCAATTGCAAAACCAGAAAAGGGTGGTAACCTAGCTGCCAATTACAGACCTATAAGTCTTCTTGGCTGCCTCGGaaaaattttagataaaataattaataacaagTTAAGGAAGCACACAAACGAGAACAACATAATTCCTAGTTCTCAATTTGCATTTCAACCTGGACTTCTCCTCAACacatcaacaaaacaagcGTGACATAATTTCCaacagaaatttaaaaaaattccaCTCGATTAGTACTATTAGATTCAGAAAAAGCTTTTGTTAATATCTGGCATAACACTttgatttataaattatttaaatttaattttcctaaaatcaacaaacgaCAAGCTCAAAGATTTGTTACAAATAACGAGAAAAGACAATTTCGGAACCCGATACATAATTATCGAATAATGTGTACACTGTACTAATTAATGTTGCAATCAAATATATTCTTGCAGGGTACAGTCCGCACACGAGCTACGGCATGGTGGTACAACCGGACTACTCCAACGGGTATCCTGGCTACGCACCGAACGCTTACCAGTACAGCGGACCGTATGCGAGTTCGCTCGGCACCACCGTCTATCCGCCGACCGTACCGACGAGCTATCCGGCCAGTTCGAGTTCGAGCTTCGTGACACCGCCCTCCCTCGGGCAGCACATAGCGCCACACGATAACCTGCTGAAGGCTGGGTAGGTATTCTTGGCACCTTGTCAAAAAGGGacctcattcaattattacgtaacgccaaaaattgtcaatttatGACCCCCCCTCTCCCTTGTTTAAAGAacatatgatttttttttaaattatctaAATTATACCAACGTATTTCGACAAATgcaaaaaggaacaaacaaactgcctaataaatttactactgaCGAAATCCTCTAAGCCGCATTCGAGAGGAATATGCTCGGAAGGTTTTTTGTCcctgtatgtgtggaaggacaatagGAGGAGTCGACAATGGCGAGCTCTATGAGTTATACGGCGAACTCTCTGACGTGGGTtagtcacgtcatgagaacgacaccggacgaccctgtcGATAAAGCCGTTTTAGGTCGATGCTTGTTACAATACGGAattcaaaatcaccatctgccAGTGGAATCAGTATCAATGAGTTAGTCAGAATTAACAAGTTGATAGATAACTTggaatttttataataatctctaaaataagttaattgtTCATACATATATCatgaagcgggaatctaagtCTATTAGtcatcttattgtatgttacgttaCAAAAAGTTAACCCCCCCTTAagagcgttacgtaataattgaatgagccccaAAGAGGGCGAACGAGCGGTAGAAGATCCGATGGGGGGCATACTAAGCAAAGTAGTTCTTTCCTGTGCAGTCTGACCGGCTACCAGCGTCTCGAGCGACCTCAGTTTCCGTCACAGTCGCAGGAGCTCAAATGTCCGACACCGGGGTGCGATGGGTCGGGTCACGCAACCGGCAACTACTCGTCACACCGCAGCCTGTCCGGCTGCCCGAGAGCATCGAAGCCGAAAAGCAAACCCCGGGATGGACAGGAATCGGAACCGCTAAGGTACGGAACGCCTGTTTGATGGAGctcgaggaagaaaaaactcTCAAGAATTCCATTCTTCTCTTCCACTTCCAGATGTCCCATTCCTGGGTGTGATGGATCCGGCCACTCCACGGGAAAGTTCCTCTCGCATCGCAGGTAGGTTAATCTTCCCttccccatcatcatcattcagcCCATCATCGCTGATTCCTCATCCCACAGCGCGTCCGGTTGTCCGATTGCGTTCCGCAACAAGATGCACATCCTGGAGAATGGTGGCACGATCGAGCAGGCGAAGGCCGCGATGGCGCAGGCGGCCGCCGGCAAGTTTGAACCGTTCACCTGTCCGACGCCGGGCTGCGACGGCAACGGGCACGTCGACGGTACGTTCAGCACCCACCGCACCGTCGCCAGCTGCCCCACGGCACAGGGCCCGGGCCAGGCACCGTCCAGCAAGAAGCCACGGTACGGCGACTCCGACACCGGCGTGCTCGGTGGGCTCGGTCCGGTTGCGTCCAAGTCCTTCAACGGTAAGCTAATCGAGGATTGACCAACCCTAGAGTACTGCTTAGACTAAAAATCCTGTACCTCCCGATCTCTGTCTCCTGTGTctcccgtgtgtgtgtctccGTACCGGGTGCGTtgtgtttgtctgtgtgtTGCGGTGTACCGTGTCTCTCGCTTCGCCTTCGCCGGCACGATGTCGTCACCTCCCTTCCGTCATATCGCTCGTTACTAACTGTGACCGTGACGGTACCGTGCAGACCTAGCGACCGGCTACAGCCAGAGCGTTAAGGGCAGCCTGATGTCCGGTCCCGGTCCGCTGCTGGTGGGGGCCCCGCCTCCACCACCGGCACAGGGACCCCCGTCTGCGCTCGGGGTCCTAACGTCCGGTGGCGGTGTGGCACCGGGCGCTACGTCCGGGCTGCTCGCCGGCCTCGGACATCCAGTACCGggcgtgcagcagcagcacggcgTCCACGGCGTCCCGGGCGTGATCGGTGTTGGTGGCCCCACCACCGTCCCAAACCATTGCGGTACGGGTACGGAACACCATACGGCACCAACCGACCGTGCGGGAAACCCCGTCGGGAATGGTGCCCCTAACCCGACCGGCACCGGCGACCCCGCCGGAGGTGTCCCACCGGTCGCATCCGAGGACATACTGGCGCTGGACGAGGAGATCACCGAGCTTAAGCGGGAGAATGCGCGCGTtgagctgcagatgctgcgGCTCAAGTCGAACATTAACGCGATGGAGTCGCagctgaacaacaacaaccacgagCCGAAGCTGCTCGAGATCGGGACGCGTGGGATCACATGAAATTTCCTCACGTGTTAGACCGTTTCCTGTTGCGTCGCTTACCGCCACCGTCTCCACAGTGACGCTCGACGTGCGATCTTGCTGTAGTAGTAGTGTGATTGTGGTTGTTTGAATGTGTGCGTTGGAACAGTGCGCTTGAGTGTATGGATGAGTATGCGTGGCGGCGTGCGAGAAAAGGATGTGTGCGCGGGCCTATGTGTGAGTGTCATCGTGTTCAAGCGAAAGCATGAAGTATGGGTGAgagcgtgcgtgcgtgagtgaaacaaaacagtgaTGGCGGATGACGGAAGCACACTACAATGGTCCTAACACGGTAACAGTAAATTCGTGAATTCTGAATTCTGAATCAAACGCATCTTTCGAAACGTGTAGATGAAGATAGTCGTGGGAAGGCGAGACTCAAGAAGAGGAGTGCAAAGAAACTTACACTGAGTGAAATATGAATGGTACTACCATATTTTTGTTGTCCTATTTTGTCCAAATTGCATCACAATTTGTAGTATTTTTAGCTGAAAATGTTGTCATAATAAGATTCACAACGTTTCTCTTCATTAAATACGTATTTTTTTGGACCATTTCCATCTCACACTAAAATATCTACACGACATAGAAATTTGCACCTCCGTGTAATGGAAGTTTGAGTTAAGCTGATTGCTTTTTCCTGAGAAGAGGCattgcaaattattttttcagaCAAAATCATGTACTAATTTGGTGGTTCAGATTGTTTGACCAAATTAGACCATTTATTAGTCATAATCTATTAAgagattaaaatattaatgtaGGTCAGAACTTCCGtggattttgattttttctcATTTAGACAATAGATTCCATAGGCGCTTATCTCAATGGTGATGCAGTCAAAGGATCAGAAAAGAGATGTCATAGCAACGATGATTGCTTGAGAGATCTACACTTCAATGTCAAGCAGGATAACTCTGCTATTATCCACTGTAACCTGACTACAGCAGTAATTCTTGAGCGACTGGTAAATGCTAAAGATCTTCAGATTCGAGATTTCTGGAAGCAAATCGAGGATAATTGAAGCACAgaataaattgattttgttcAAGGTGCACGATTGAAATCAAACTAACTCTTAccaattgttttttattctcttcAATAAGATCCttgtaatgtttttaattatattcCTGGAGTTCCACAAAAAATGTTGGAAAGTGTAAGcagtttgctattttttttcaccaaaaTTTGCAACATATTTCGGTCTAAAATGTAAATGGTACTTAAAAAACGCATTTAACATTCTACAAACTTGTGAAACAGAttaaaaaagcatttttaattgaaagtaAAACGGTTGGTAGAGAATTCCTGCAAATTAATGTCAAGA
This window of the Anopheles moucheti chromosome X, idAnoMoucSN_F20_07, whole genome shotgun sequence genome carries:
- the LOC128306762 gene encoding myelin transcription factor 1-like codes for the protein MIDNGYSYVTRDNLRYTELNDGRSYAQMGTLSSPPAMANRGLSEYDSSAVHLANHRPYDPAPQTAFERYDTAYAPQRTALYPAAAYGYTQPTIIDEEQKYLGADSNPHPADVQQPQTHPHHHLGLGGPAAPDARTHHTMMKVEMDESAGPIYPRPIYHYDPSTCGAMPPGFSAINLSVKESSPPLPPSYKTGPGSPSPNGRRVGDERGNKISSTSPEPQVSPTGGRRNSSPQASLDLSSNNSGGTSPQFPNRQSTNINTNTNTSSSGNTSNTNSNAVYTSEVSESRPAEVNANEYGNATERPLGMGFARPQPPSASYSRESTPDSGGSYYADSYRDQSGYSPHTSYGMVVQPDYSNGYPGYAPNAYQYSGPYASSLGTTVYPPTVPTSYPASSSSSFVTPPSLGQHIAPHDNLLKAGSFLCSLTGYQRLERPQFPSQSQELKCPTPGCDGSGHATGNYSSHRSLSGCPRASKPKSKPRDGQESEPLRCPIPGCDGSGHSTGKFLSHRSASGCPIAFRNKMHILENGGTIEQAKAAMAQAAAGKFEPFTCPTPGCDGNGHVDGTFSTHRTVASCPTAQGPGQAPSSKKPRYGDSDTGVLGGLGPVASKSFNDLATGYSQSVKGSLMSGPGPLLVGAPPPPPAQGPPSALGVLTSGGGVAPGATSGLLAGLGHPVPGVQQQHGVHGVPGVIGVGGPTTVPNHCGTGTEHHTAPTDRAGNPVGNGAPNPTGTGDPAGGVPPVASEDILALDEEITELKRENARVELQMLRLKSNINAMESQLNNNNHEPKLLEIGTRGIT